CGGGCGCTGATTTCCGAACGCGGTCCGGCCGGCTTCACCCTCGCCGAGGCCGCCAAAAGGGTCGGCGTCACCGGCGCCGCGCCCTATCGCCATTTCGCCGATCGCAACGCCCTGATCGCCGAATTGGCGCAGCAGGGTTTCGAACATTTCAACGAACAATTGGGGCGCGCCTGGGACGGCGGCAGGCCGGACGCCGTTTCCGCCCTGCGCCGGCGCGGCGCGGCCTATCTCGCCTTCGCCAAGGCCGAGCCGGGCCTTTACAAGGCGATGTTCGGCGACGCCGGCGCACTGGCGCGCCAGGGCGGCGACAGGGCCGGGCAAAGGGCTTTCGACGACCTGCTGCGCACGACCGTGGCGGTGCTGCGCCAGTTTCACGCCCCCGAGCACGGCGCCCGCGTGCTGGCGCTCGAAATCTGGGCGACGACTCATGGAATCGCCGACCTCATGTTCGCCGGACATTTCGGCGAAACGCCCGATCAGGCGCTCGCGCTGCTGGAGGATTCGGTCGCCGCGCTGGTCGAAGCCGCCGTGCGCAAGGCGCTGGGCGTATCGTCGATCCTGCCTCCGCGAGGCTGAAACAAATTTTTCTCCGCCCCCTGTGAATGGCTCAGATGTAAATGTATATTACATTCACATCGCGGTCTCGATCGACGGCGGTGAAGGGAGTGTTCGATGAACTGCTCACAACATGCTGGTGCGCATCGTGGTCATCGCGGCTGCATGCGCTGGAAGCCGATCGAAATCGCGGCGATCATCCTTGGCTTCATCTTCTTCTGGCCGGTCGGGCTCGCCCTGCTGGGCTGGAAAATCTACCAGAGCAAGACTCGCTATGCGGGCGATTTCGGCCAGTTCGCCCAGGAAAAATGGGGCGAATTCGAAAGGCGCGCCGGGCTTGGCGGAATGGCGCGCGATTTCGCCGGCGGCTGGGGCGCGTCGAGCGGCAACGCCGCCTTCGATGAATGGCGCAAGGCCGAACTGGAGCGCCTGGAGGAAGAGCGCCGCAAGATCCACGAGGCGGAAAAAGCCTTTTACGACTATCTCGAAGGCCTGCGCCGCGCCCGCGACCGCGAGGAATTCGAGCGTTTCATGGCGAGCCGCGCTTCGCAGGGCGCGCCAAACAGCCCGCCGGAACACAAGGATTCCTGATCGCTCGGCGGCGGCCCCTATAAGCCCATCGTGAGACGGGCGTCTCGCGACGCCCGGTCGGGGTTGCCGTTTTCTTGCCACGGTCGCGCGAATTTTACATATTAACCATCCTGCTTCAGGGGAGATTAACGCCCAGGCCGCAGGAATCGCGCTATGGCGCGTCGCGGTCTTACTTTCCTCTTGTTCGTCATCGGGCTCGGCGGCCTCGCCGGATGCTCGAAATTCGAGCGCGCCCAACGCCCGGCCTGGCGCGCGCGGGCCGAGAATGTCTGTTTCGCCGACCATCGCGTCGCCTTTTCGGCCTATGTCCGGCCAGCGTCGCATGAGATCGACGGCCCGTCGATCTGCGGCCTGACCCGGCCGCTCAAGGTCACCGCGCTGCAGGACGGCGCGGTGATGTTCAACTCGACCCAGACGCTGGACTGCTCGATGGTGGCGGAGCTCAACCAATGGCTGGCCGAAGTGGTCCAGCCGGCGGCCGAGGCCCGTTTCCGCCAAAAGGTCGTCGAGATCGAGTCGATGGGCTCCTATAATTGCCGCTCCATGAACCACCAGTTCGGCGCGCGGCTCTCGGAACATTCCTTCGGCAACGCCATCGACATCGGCGGCTACCGCCTCGCCGATGGACGCAAGATCACCTATGTCCACGACTGGACCCACGGCGACCAGCAGACGCAGGCCTTCCTGCGCGATCTTCACGGCGGCGCCTGCCAACTCTTCACGACGGTGCTCAGCCCCGGTTCAAATCCGTTCCACTACAATCACATGCATGTCGATCTGGCGATGCATGGCATGCGCTCGACGGGGCCGCGCCACATCTGCCGGCCGGCGCGGCAGAACACGATCGCGCCGCAGCCCAGGGACAATCTGCCGGAGACGCCGGATTTCGACGACGATCTCGACGTCGCTCAGGCTGGCGCGCCGCGCGAGCGGCCGGCGCTTGCGATGCGCGGTGAAAGCCTGGCGGTCTCAGGCGCGGCGCCGGACCTGATCCGCCGCCGGTGGCGCGCGTCGCTTCTGGCGCAGACGGAGCGCATTCTGGCGCAATCGCCGCCACCGCCGCCGCCGCGCCGCCCCGGCGACCTGCGCCCGGTCACGCTCCATGCCGAATTGAGCGCCCAATATCCATATCCGGCGCCGCCGCGCCGCGAATCCCATGGCGCGATCCGGCGTGACGGCGTTTATGTCCCCGAAGGGGGCCCGTCCGATTTCGACCTGCATTAGCGGCGACGAACGCCGGGCGCCGCCGATCGCGCCAATTCAGTCCTCGTCCTCGTCTTCGTCGTCA
This genomic interval from Candidatus Rhodoblastus alkanivorans contains the following:
- a CDS encoding TetR/AcrR family transcriptional regulator; translated protein: MGAEGGFCGRRAEKGRGYHHGKLRQALLAAARALISERGPAGFTLAEAAKRVGVTGAAPYRHFADRNALIAELAQQGFEHFNEQLGRAWDGGRPDAVSALRRRGAAYLAFAKAEPGLYKAMFGDAGALARQGGDRAGQRAFDDLLRTTVAVLRQFHAPEHGARVLALEIWATTHGIADLMFAGHFGETPDQALALLEDSVAALVEAAVRKALGVSSILPPRG
- a CDS encoding extensin family protein, which translates into the protein MARRGLTFLLFVIGLGGLAGCSKFERAQRPAWRARAENVCFADHRVAFSAYVRPASHEIDGPSICGLTRPLKVTALQDGAVMFNSTQTLDCSMVAELNQWLAEVVQPAAEARFRQKVVEIESMGSYNCRSMNHQFGARLSEHSFGNAIDIGGYRLADGRKITYVHDWTHGDQQTQAFLRDLHGGACQLFTTVLSPGSNPFHYNHMHVDLAMHGMRSTGPRHICRPARQNTIAPQPRDNLPETPDFDDDLDVAQAGAPRERPALAMRGESLAVSGAAPDLIRRRWRASLLAQTERILAQSPPPPPPRRPGDLRPVTLHAELSAQYPYPAPPRRESHGAIRRDGVYVPEGGPSDFDLH
- a CDS encoding DUF2852 domain-containing protein, which gives rise to MNCSQHAGAHRGHRGCMRWKPIEIAAIILGFIFFWPVGLALLGWKIYQSKTRYAGDFGQFAQEKWGEFERRAGLGGMARDFAGGWGASSGNAAFDEWRKAELERLEEERRKIHEAEKAFYDYLEGLRRARDREEFERFMASRASQGAPNSPPEHKDS